From Glycine soja cultivar W05 chromosome 4, ASM419377v2, whole genome shotgun sequence, the proteins below share one genomic window:
- the LOC114410056 gene encoding beta-galactosidase 6-like: MEKWVALVLLLVFWKIREGFGVKAEEVTYDGRSLIIDGQRKILFSGSIHYPRSTPQMWPDLIAKAKQGGLDVIQTYVFWNLHEPQPGMYDFRGRYDLVGFIKEIQAQGLYICLRIGPFIQSEWKYGGFPFWLHDVPGIVYRTDNESFKFYMQNFTTKIVNMMKEEGLYASQGGPIILSQIENEYQNIQKAFGTAGSQYVQWAAKMAVGLNTGVPWVMCKQTDAPDPVINTCNGMRCGETFTGPNSPNKPALWTENWTSFYQVYGGLPYIRSAEDIAFHVTLFIARNGSYVNYYMYHGGTNFGRTASAYVITGYYDQAPLDEYGLLRQPKWGHLKQLHEVIKSCSTTLLQGVQRNFSLGQLQEGYVFEEEKGECVAFLKNNDRDNKVTVQFRNRSYELLPRSISILPDCQNVAFNTANVNTTSNRRIISPKQNFSSLDDWKQFQDVIPYFDNTSLRSDSLLEQMNTTKDKSDYLWYTLRFEYNLSCRKPTLSVQSAAHVAHAFINNTYIGGEHGNHDVKSFTLELPVTVNQGTNNLSILSAMVGLPDSGAFLERRFAGLISVELQCSEQESLNLTNSTWGYQVGLLGEQLQVYKKQNNSDIGWSQLGNIMEQLLIWYKTTFDTPEGDDPVVLDLSSMGKGEAWVNEQSIGRYWILFHDSKGNPSQSLYHVPRSFLKDTGNVLVLVEEGGGNPLGISLDTVSVIDLQQNFSKLTLPSSS; the protein is encoded by the exons atggagaagTGGGTGGCTTTGGTGTTGCTGTTGGTGTTTTGGAAAATAAGGGAAGGTTTTGGCGTTAAAGCTGAGGAGGTGACATACGATGGAAGGTCTCTCATTATTGAtggccaaagaaaaattctgtTCTCCGGTTCAATTCATTATCCTCGCAGCACTCCTCAG ATGTGGCCAGATTTGATAGCGAAAGCAAAACAAGGAGGACTGGATGTGATTCAGACCTATGTGTTTTGGAATTTACACGAGCCCCAACCCGGAATG TATGATTTCAGAGGTAGATATGACTTGGTGGGATTCATAAAAGAAATCCAAGCTCAAGGGCTGTATATTTGCCTCAGGATTGGACCTTTCATTCAGAGTGAATGGAAATACGG GGGATTTCCTTTCTGGTTGCATGATGTCCCTGGCATTGTCTACCGGACGGATAATGAATCATTCAAG TTCTACATGCAAAATTTTACGACAAAAATTGTGAACATGATGAAAGAAGAGGGCTTATATGCTTCCCAGGGAGGCCCAATTATATTGTCACAG ATTGAAAATGAATACCAAAACATCCAAAAGGCATTTGGCACAGCAGGATCACAGTATGTTCAATGGGCTGCAAAAATGGCGGTGGGCCTTAACACAGGCGTTCCATGGGTTATGTGCAAGCAAACTGATGCTCCTGATCCTGTG ATCAACACATGCAACGGCATGAGATGCGGAGAAACTTTTACTGGACCAAATTCCCCCAATAAACCTGCCTTGTGGACTGAGAACTGGACATCTTT CTATCAAGTGTATGGTGGACTGCCATACATAAGGTCTGCTGAAGATATTGCATTTCATGTCACCCTATTCATTGCACGAAATGGAAGCTATGTCAACTATTACATG TACCATGGAGGAACCAACTTTGGGAGAACAGCCTCTGCTTATGTTATAACAGGCTATTATGATCAAGCCCCACTTGATGAATATG GTTTGCTTAGGCAACCCAAGTGGGGACATCTCAAGCAGTTACATGAAGTAATCAAGTCTTGCTCTACCACATTATTACAAGGAGTGCAGAGGAACTTCTCTTTAGGTCAACTACAGGAA GGTTATgtctttgaagaagaaaaaggagaatGTGTTGCATTCCTTAAAAACAATGATAGAGATAATAAGGTTACTGTACAATTTCGCAACAGATCATACGAATTACTCCCCAGGTCAATAAGTATCTTACCAGATTGTCAAAATGTAGCTTTCAACACAGCAAAT GTAAATACAACAAGCAACAGAAGGATCATAAGTCCTAAACAAAACTTCAGCTCATTGGATGATTGGAAGCAATTCCAAGATGTCATTCCATACTTTGATAACACCTCACTAAGATCAGATTCATTACTTGAGCAAATGAATACAACCAAAGACAAATCGGATTACCTTTGGTATACTCTTAG GtttgaatataatttatcttgCAGAAAACCAACACTTAGTGTTCAGTCTGCCGCTCATGTTGCCCATGCTTTTATAAACAACACATACATAG gaGGGGAACATGGAAATCATGATGTGAAATCATTCACCTTAGAGCTCCCGGTTACAGTAAATCAAGGGACAAACAACCTTTCTATACTCAGCGCTATGGTTGGGCTTCCG GATTCAGGGGCATTTCTTGAAAGAAGGTTCGCTGGTTTAATCAGTGTGGAACTTCAGTGCAGCGAACAAGAGTCTCTTAATTTGACCAATTCCACGTGGGGATATCAG GTTGGATTACTGGGGGAGCAATTACaagtatataaaaaacaaaataacagtgATATTGGATGGAGTCAACTGGGGAATATTATGGAACAATTGCTCATTTGGTATAAG ACCACATTTGATACACCAGAGGGAGATGACCCTGTTGTTTTGGACCTTAGCTCAATGGGAAAAGGTGAGGCCTGGGTAAATGAACAAAGCATCGGTCGCTATTGGATCTTGTTTCATGATTCCAAAGGCAACCCTTCACAATCACT GTATCACGTGCCTCGGTCTTTCCTTAAAGATACTGGAAACGTTTTGGTTTTGGTGGAGGAAGGTGGTGGGAACCCTCTTGGTATCTCTTTGGACACTGTTTCAGTCATAGATTTACAACAAAACTTTTCTAAATTAACATTACCCTCTTCTTCTTAG
- the LOC114410053 gene encoding NAC domain-containing protein 2-like, with the protein MKGELELPPGFRFHPTDEELVNHYLCRKCAGQPIAVPVIKEVDLYKFDPWQLPEIGFYGEKEWYFFSPRDRKYPNGSRPNRAAGSGYWKATGADKPIGKPKALGIKKALVFYAGKAPKGVKTNWIMHEYRLANVDRSASKKKNNNLRLDDWVLCRIYNKKGKIEKYNTGAAKMNVEMVHSFEHENETKPEIHKLGNEQLYMETSDSVPRLNTDSSSSEHVVSPDVTCEREVQSDPKWNDDLDLKLENAFDFQFNYLDDNNLSVDDYLFGTVQYQMGQLSPLQDMFMYLQKM; encoded by the exons ATGAAGGGAGAATTAGAGTTGCCACCTGGGTTCAGATTTCACCCCACTGATGAAGAATTGGTGAATCACTACTTGTGTAGGAAGTGCGCTGGTCAACCAATCGCGGTTCCCGTCATCAAAGAGGTCGATTTGTACAAGTTTGATCCATGGCAGCTTCCAG AAATTGGTTTTTACGGCGAGAAAGAATGGTACTTCTTTTCTCCTCGGGACCGGAAATACCCGAACGGTTCACGGCCGAACCGCGCCGCCGGAAGCGGCTATTGGAAAGCCACCGGCGCTGATAAACCGATCGGAAAACCGAAAGCGCTTGGGATCAAGAAAGCTCTGGTTTTTTACGCCGGAAAAGCCCCCAAAGGTGTGAAAACCAATTGGATCATGCACGAATATCGCCTCGCCAATGTTGACCGATCTGCctccaagaaaaaaaacaacaacttgAGG CTTGATGATTGGGTGTTGTGTCGAATCTACAACAAGAAAGGGAAGATTGAGAAATACAACACAGGCGCAGCGAAGATGAATGTTGAGATGGTTCATAGTTTTGAGCACGAGAACGAGACGAAGCCAGAGATTCATAAGCTAGGAAATGAGCAATTGTACATGGAGACTTCGGATTCGGTGCCAAGGTTGAACACGGACTCGAGCAGTTCGGAGCACGTGGTTTCGCCCGATGTCACGTGCGAGAGGGAGGTGCAGAGCGACCCCAAGTGGAACGATGATCTGGACCTAAAGCTAGAAAACGCGtttgattttcagtttaattacTTGGACGATAATAACCTTTCCGTGGATGATTACCTTTTTGGCACTGTTCAGTATCAAATGGGCCAGCTCTCGCCCTTGCAGGACATGTTCATGTACCTACAGAAGATGTGA